The Saccharomonospora glauca K62 genome has a segment encoding these proteins:
- a CDS encoding bifunctional adenosylcobinamide kinase/adenosylcobinamide-phosphate guanylyltransferase — translation MMIDPRRRVTEFVAERLEAGALLLRRYGRRARGGPRTLVLGGVRSGKSRHAEQLMSRYRYVVYVAGSAPPTGDDPEWAARVAAHRARRPAHWRTVETMDIAHVLRTTTAPVLVDCLGTWLTRVLDEVGAWEQRNGWQRAVDERLQDFVDAWHSTKVPAVAVSNEVGSGVVPATHAGRVFRDVLGALNTAVAAGSDSVRLIVAGRVVRL, via the coding sequence ATGATGATTGATCCGAGGCGGCGGGTCACCGAGTTCGTGGCCGAACGGCTGGAGGCAGGCGCCCTGCTCCTACGCAGGTACGGCCGCCGTGCCCGTGGCGGGCCGCGCACGCTCGTTCTGGGTGGGGTCCGATCCGGCAAGTCCCGCCACGCCGAGCAGCTCATGTCACGATACCGGTACGTGGTCTACGTGGCGGGAAGCGCGCCTCCCACCGGCGACGACCCCGAGTGGGCGGCGAGGGTGGCGGCTCACCGCGCCAGACGACCCGCTCACTGGCGCACCGTCGAGACCATGGACATCGCCCACGTGCTCCGGACCACGACCGCGCCCGTGCTCGTGGACTGCCTCGGCACCTGGCTGACCAGGGTGCTCGACGAGGTGGGCGCGTGGGAACAGCGCAACGGCTGGCAGCGCGCGGTGGACGAGCGGTTGCAGGACTTCGTCGACGCCTGGCACTCCACCAAGGTCCCCGCCGTGGCAGTCAGCAACGAGGTGGGCTCGGGCGTCGTCCCGGCCACCCACGCGGGCCGCGTGTTCCGAGACGTCCTGGGTGCCCTCAACACCGCCGTCGCGGCGGGCTCCGACTCGGTGCGGCTCATCGTCGCCGGGCGGGTGGTGCGCCTGTGA
- a CDS encoding cobyrinate a,c-diamide synthase: protein MVVGIPRIVVAAPGTGHGKTSVATGLMAALRARGTAVSGHKVGPDFIDPGYHALATGLPPRNLDPVLQGPERVAPLLAHGARSAELAVIEGVMGMFDGALGTGGRASTAHVATLVSAPVVLVVDAWTASRSIAATVLGFARYDPDVRLAGVILNRVNARAHEDEIREALEPTGIPVLGVLPYDESLRAPDRHLGLVPAGERGAGARALVSALAAWVESGVDLDAVVRVARSAPSLSTVAWEPAEDMPASRRRRVVAAASGAAFTFRYTETVELLDAAGIDVVDLDPLRDEKLPEGCAGLYFGGGFPEVHARELADNAGLRASVADAVRGGMPVVAECAGLLYLCRELDGAPMVGALDAVGRTTGGGGLGYRDATSPGDSLLAERGQRVSGHEFHRTVVEPRHGDTPAWEWDGRAEGFASPSLHASYLHLHWAGHPEVARRFATAVHNWPANAVSAG, encoded by the coding sequence ATGGTCGTGGGAATCCCCAGAATCGTCGTCGCGGCACCGGGCACGGGGCACGGCAAGACGAGCGTGGCCACCGGATTGATGGCGGCGTTGCGTGCCCGAGGGACGGCGGTGTCCGGACACAAGGTCGGCCCCGACTTCATCGACCCCGGCTATCACGCGCTGGCCACGGGCCTGCCGCCACGCAATCTCGACCCCGTCCTGCAGGGGCCGGAGCGGGTCGCGCCGTTGCTGGCGCACGGAGCCCGTTCGGCCGAGTTGGCCGTGATCGAGGGCGTCATGGGGATGTTCGACGGTGCGCTCGGTACCGGGGGTCGCGCGTCCACGGCACACGTCGCGACACTGGTGTCGGCGCCCGTGGTCCTCGTGGTGGACGCGTGGACGGCCAGCCGCAGCATCGCCGCGACGGTGCTCGGGTTCGCCCGGTACGACCCCGACGTCCGGCTCGCCGGTGTGATCCTCAACCGCGTCAACGCGCGAGCGCACGAGGACGAGATCCGCGAGGCGCTGGAGCCCACGGGCATCCCGGTGCTGGGTGTCCTGCCGTACGACGAGTCGCTGCGGGCACCGGACCGGCACCTCGGGTTGGTGCCTGCGGGGGAACGGGGCGCCGGTGCCCGAGCCCTCGTGTCCGCGTTGGCCGCGTGGGTGGAGTCCGGAGTGGACCTCGATGCCGTCGTGCGGGTGGCGCGGTCGGCGCCGTCGTTGTCGACCGTGGCGTGGGAACCGGCCGAAGACATGCCCGCCTCCCGGCGGCGCCGCGTGGTGGCGGCTGCCTCGGGGGCGGCGTTCACGTTCCGCTACACCGAGACGGTGGAGTTGCTCGACGCTGCGGGCATCGACGTGGTCGACCTCGACCCGTTGCGCGATGAGAAGCTGCCCGAAGGCTGCGCGGGCCTGTACTTCGGGGGCGGGTTCCCCGAGGTGCACGCTCGGGAGCTGGCGGACAACGCCGGGCTGCGGGCGAGCGTCGCCGACGCCGTGAGGGGTGGCATGCCGGTGGTGGCCGAGTGCGCGGGCCTGCTGTATTTGTGTCGCGAGCTCGACGGGGCTCCGATGGTCGGCGCGCTCGACGCGGTGGGACGGACCACCGGCGGGGGCGGCCTCGGCTACCGGGACGCTACCTCGCCCGGTGATTCGCTGCTGGCGGAGCGGGGACAGCGGGTGAGCGGACACGAGTTTCACCGCACGGTGGTCGAGCCGCGTCACGGGGATACTCCGGCGTGGGAGTGGGACGGCCGGGCGGAGGGCTTCGCGTCACCGAGCCTGCATGCCTCCTATCTGCACCTCCATTGGGCGGGCCACCCGGAGGTGGCGCGTCGCTTCGCGACGGCCGTGCACAACTGGCCCGCAAACGCCGTGTCCGCAGGTTAG
- a CDS encoding acyl-CoA dehydrogenase family protein: MVETGSDPSDFLGIDAELTADERDIRDTVRRFAKAELSPHVADWYENATLPVRDLAKSFGRLGVLGMHLTGYGCAGSSAVAYGIACRELEAVDSGLRSFVSVQGSLAMYAIHRYGSEEQKQRWLPALASGEAIGCFGLTEPDAGSDPASMRTRARRDGSDWVLDGTKMWITNGTVADVAVVWARTDEGVRGFVVPTDTPGFSAHEITRKLSLRASVTAELVLDGVRLPSDAALPGVTGLRGPLSCLNEARFGIVFGVVGAARTCYETALEYTTTRTQFGQPLAAYQLTQRKLADLVVEVNRAGLVALRLGRLKDAGTLHHSQVSFGKLANVRAALDVARTARSMLGANGISLEYPVMRHAANLETVLTYEGTEEMHALSVGQAVTGIPAFRINP; encoded by the coding sequence ATGGTTGAGACCGGTTCGGACCCAAGTGATTTCCTCGGCATCGACGCCGAACTGACGGCGGACGAACGAGACATCCGCGATACGGTGCGGCGGTTCGCGAAGGCGGAACTGAGCCCCCATGTCGCGGATTGGTATGAAAATGCGACGCTTCCGGTACGAGATCTAGCGAAAAGTTTCGGCCGATTGGGCGTACTCGGAATGCACCTTACGGGCTACGGGTGCGCGGGTTCGTCCGCCGTCGCGTACGGCATCGCCTGCCGCGAGTTGGAGGCCGTCGACTCGGGGTTGCGCAGCTTCGTCTCCGTGCAGGGGTCGCTGGCCATGTACGCCATCCACCGCTACGGCAGTGAGGAGCAGAAGCAGCGGTGGTTGCCCGCGCTGGCGTCGGGGGAGGCGATCGGGTGCTTCGGGCTCACCGAGCCGGACGCGGGCAGCGATCCGGCGTCCATGCGCACGCGCGCCCGCCGCGACGGTTCCGACTGGGTGCTGGACGGCACCAAGATGTGGATCACCAACGGAACGGTGGCCGACGTCGCCGTGGTGTGGGCGCGGACCGACGAGGGCGTCCGGGGTTTCGTGGTGCCCACCGACACGCCGGGTTTTTCAGCCCACGAGATCACCCGCAAGCTCTCGCTGCGGGCCTCGGTGACGGCGGAGCTGGTGCTCGACGGCGTGCGGCTGCCCTCCGACGCTGCGCTCCCCGGCGTGACGGGACTGCGCGGGCCGCTGTCGTGCCTCAACGAGGCGCGGTTCGGCATCGTGTTCGGGGTCGTGGGCGCCGCTCGTACCTGCTACGAGACGGCGCTGGAGTACACCACCACGCGCACCCAGTTCGGGCAGCCGCTGGCGGCCTACCAGCTCACCCAGCGCAAACTGGCCGACCTCGTGGTGGAGGTGAACCGGGCGGGGCTGGTGGCGTTGCGACTCGGCAGGTTGAAGGACGCCGGCACGCTGCACCACAGCCAGGTGAGTTTCGGCAAGCTCGCCAACGTGCGCGCGGCACTCGACGTGGCGCGCACCGCGCGGTCGATGCTGGGCGCCAACGGCATCTCGCTGGAGTACCCGGTGATGCGGCACGCGGCGAACCTCGAAACGGTGCTGACCTACGAGGGCACCGAGGAGATGCACGCCCTGTCGGTGGGACAGGCGGTGACGGGAATCCCGGCCTTCCGAATCAACCCCTAA
- a CDS encoding adenosylcobinamide-GDP ribazoletransferase, with protein MLMSVGTLTVLPVPAPSVVDRRVAGTAMVLAPLASLPLAVVAALVVLAGTGFGLPTSVTAVAAIGAVALGSRGLHLDGLGDVADGLAASYDRKRALEVMRRGDVGPSGVVTLVLVLLGQVAALAAAVASGTGVAAVATAVLAGRAVLPLCCVRAVPSARPEGLGAAVAGTVPPRAAATLVATGLLAAAAVPGFAWWHGPVALLLGWACAGALLARAIRRFGGITGDVLGACVELTTVVVLATLSAA; from the coding sequence ATGTTGATGTCGGTGGGCACGTTGACGGTGTTGCCCGTCCCCGCGCCGTCGGTGGTGGACCGCCGGGTGGCGGGGACGGCGATGGTGCTCGCTCCACTCGCCTCGCTTCCGCTGGCGGTGGTGGCGGCGCTGGTCGTCCTCGCCGGAACGGGCTTCGGGTTGCCCACGTCGGTGACGGCCGTCGCCGCGATCGGCGCGGTGGCGCTCGGCAGCCGTGGTCTGCACCTCGACGGGCTGGGCGACGTCGCCGACGGTCTCGCCGCCTCCTACGACCGGAAGCGGGCGCTGGAGGTGATGCGGCGCGGCGACGTGGGCCCGAGTGGGGTCGTCACCCTGGTGCTCGTCCTACTCGGGCAGGTGGCGGCTCTCGCGGCCGCCGTGGCGTCGGGGACGGGGGTGGCCGCCGTGGCCACGGCGGTGCTCGCGGGCCGCGCGGTGCTGCCGCTGTGCTGTGTGCGGGCGGTGCCCTCGGCCCGCCCCGAGGGGCTCGGCGCGGCGGTCGCGGGCACCGTACCGCCGCGGGCGGCTGCGACTCTGGTCGCGACAGGTCTCCTCGCCGCCGCCGCGGTGCCGGGCTTCGCGTGGTGGCACGGCCCCGTGGCGCTTCTCCTCGGCTGGGCCTGCGCGGGGGCGTTGCTCGCGCGCGCCATCCGCCGGTTCGGAGGAATCACGGGAGACGTCCTCGGCGCCTGCGTCGAACTCACCACGGTGGTGGTCCTGGCGACCCTCTCCGCCGCCTAA
- a CDS encoding glutamate synthase subunit beta, producing the protein MADPKGFLTTRREVPRSRPVDVRIRDWREVYEEFEASKLTKQAGRCMDCGIPFCHQGCPLGNLIPEWNTLTWRDDWRDAIERLHATNNFPEFTGVLCPAPCEAACVLGINDDPVTIKRVEISIVDRAWDEGWITPQPPRTKTGKRVAVVGSGPSGLAAAQQLTRAGHDVVVYERADAIGGLLRYGIPEFKMEKFRLDRRLEQMRAEGTEFRTGVNVGVDLSADELLANHDAVVLAGGATAARDLPIPGRELPGVHQAMEYLPFANRVASGALTSSPIDAAGKDVVVIGGGDTGADCVGTAHRQGARSVTQLEIMPKPPLSRSEAHPWPTYPMIYRVSSAHEEGGERLYSVNTQEFLADDEGKLRALKLVEVRREDGRFVPVEGTERELPAQLALLALGFVGPQREGLLEQLGVELDARGNVARDASFATSVDKVFVAGDMGRGQSLIVWAIAEGRSAAAGVDAYLTGRDVLPAPIAPTDRPIA; encoded by the coding sequence ATGGCTGATCCCAAGGGCTTTCTGACCACCCGACGCGAGGTACCTCGCTCCCGTCCCGTGGACGTCCGCATTCGCGACTGGCGGGAGGTCTACGAGGAGTTCGAGGCCTCGAAGCTCACCAAGCAGGCCGGACGCTGCATGGACTGTGGCATCCCGTTCTGTCACCAGGGCTGCCCGCTGGGCAATCTGATCCCGGAATGGAACACGCTGACGTGGCGTGACGACTGGCGGGACGCCATCGAGCGCCTGCACGCCACGAACAACTTCCCCGAGTTCACCGGGGTGTTGTGCCCGGCGCCGTGCGAGGCGGCGTGCGTGCTGGGGATCAACGACGATCCGGTGACGATCAAGCGTGTCGAGATCTCGATCGTCGACCGCGCGTGGGACGAGGGGTGGATCACCCCGCAACCGCCGAGGACGAAGACGGGCAAGCGAGTCGCCGTGGTGGGCTCCGGTCCGTCCGGACTGGCGGCGGCCCAGCAGTTGACCCGCGCCGGTCACGACGTCGTGGTGTACGAGCGGGCCGACGCCATCGGCGGGCTGCTGCGCTACGGCATCCCCGAGTTCAAGATGGAGAAGTTCCGGCTCGACCGCCGGCTGGAACAGATGCGGGCGGAGGGCACGGAGTTCCGCACCGGCGTGAATGTCGGTGTGGACCTCTCCGCCGACGAGCTGCTCGCGAACCACGACGCGGTGGTCCTGGCCGGTGGGGCGACGGCGGCTCGGGACCTGCCGATACCGGGACGAGAGCTGCCCGGCGTGCACCAGGCGATGGAGTACCTGCCGTTCGCCAACCGCGTCGCCTCCGGCGCGCTGACGTCCTCACCCATCGACGCGGCGGGCAAGGACGTGGTGGTGATCGGCGGTGGTGACACGGGCGCCGACTGCGTCGGCACCGCTCACCGGCAGGGCGCGCGCTCGGTGACGCAGTTGGAGATCATGCCGAAGCCGCCGCTGTCTCGCTCGGAGGCGCACCCGTGGCCGACCTACCCGATGATCTACCGGGTGTCCTCGGCCCACGAGGAGGGCGGTGAGCGTCTCTACTCGGTGAACACGCAGGAGTTCCTCGCCGACGACGAGGGCAAGCTGCGGGCGCTGAAGCTGGTGGAGGTGCGGCGCGAGGACGGCCGGTTCGTCCCCGTGGAGGGCACCGAGCGGGAACTTCCCGCCCAGCTCGCGCTGCTCGCGCTGGGGTTCGTCGGCCCGCAGCGGGAAGGGCTGCTGGAGCAGCTCGGCGTCGAGCTGGACGCCCGAGGCAACGTCGCTCGCGACGCGTCGTTCGCCACGAGCGTGGACAAGGTGTTCGTCGCCGGTGACATGGGCCGGGGCCAGTCGCTCATCGTGTGGGCGATCGCGGAGGGCCGTTCGGCCGCGGCCGGGGTCGACGCCTACCTCACCGGACGCGACGTGCTGCCGGCGCCCATTGCCCCCACCGACCGTCCCATCGCGTGA
- the gltB gene encoding glutamate synthase large subunit produces the protein MSRPAPREPSAGLYDEQYEHDACGVAFVADLTGRATHDIVANALTALRNLEHRGARGAEPDTGDGAGILIQLPDAFFREVTDFDLPDPGGYAAGTAFLPHDEEQRGRAATTIERIAAEEGMRVLGWRELPVDTRHVGATAATTMPHFEQVFLAPLDEEVTGLALERAAFCVRKRAEREGIYFPSLSSRTIVYKGMLTEPQVEKFFLDLTDERVVSAIGLVHSRFSTNTFPAWPLAHPYRYIAHNGEINTLRGNRNWMDARESQLSSELFSGDLSRLFPVITRGASDSASFDEVLELLHLGGRSLPHAVLMMIPEAWENHREMDPARRAFYEYHSALMEPWDGPALVAFTDGTQIGAVLDRNGLRPARYWVTEGGLVVFASEVGVLEVDQSSVVRKGRLEPGRMFLVDTAQGRIVDDDEIKAELAAEHPYAEWLESGLLRLEELPERERETASSTPLVRDQQVFGYTTEELNVLLEPMARTGAEPIGSMGNDAPLAPLTSRPRQLYDYFTQLFAQVTNPPLDAIREELVTSLRTQLGAESNLLEAGPRHCRKIVLPFPVLDNAELAKLVHANDDGDLPEFTAYTVRGTFPAAGGGEALVRRLDEIRAEVSEAIADGARLLVLSDRGVDADHAPIPSLLLTGAVHHHLVRQKSRTQVSLVVESGDAREVHHIALLLGYGASAVNPYLAIASVEELASRGRLGDITPEQATRNLVTALGKGVRKTMSKMGVSTVASYTGAQIFEAIGLGSEVVDSCFTGTTSRLGGVGFDLLAREVTERHRRTFPADGVRPAHRRLDVGGDYQWRREGEPHLFNPHTVFKLQHSTRTGKYEIFKEYTRAVDDQSRNLMTLRGLFEFREGVRPPVPIEEVEPVSEIVKRFATGAISYGSISQEMHETLAIAMNRLGGKSNTGEGGEDPERLYDPERRSAVKQVASGRFGVTSEYLVNADDIQIKMAQGAKPGEGGQLPGGKVYPWIAKTRHSTPGVGLISPPPHHDIYSIEDLAQLIHDLKNANPAARIHVKLVSEVGVGTVAAGVSKAHADVVLISGHDGGTGASPLSSIKHAGGPWELGLAETQQTLLANRLRDRIVVQADGQLKTGRDVVIAALLGAEEFGFATAPLVVSGCVMMRVCHLDTCPVGVATQNPQLRAKFSGKAEYLVNFFEFIAQEVREYLAKLGFRSIAEAVGHAELLDTRKAVDHWKASGLDLSPIFHVPELEPGAARHQVVAQDHGLDKALDNTLIQLAEGALLTGGKVTLELPVRNVNRSVGTMLGSEVTKRWGGAGLPDDTIHVTFTGTAGQSFGAFVPKGITLRLFGDANDYVGKGLSGGRIVVRPPRDAQFIAEDNIIAGNVIAYGATSGELFLRGRVGERFCVRNSGALAVVEGVGDHGCEYMTGGHVVVLGSTGRNFAAGMSGGVAYVLDLRPSRVNPDMVDLDPLDDEDEEFLRDAIERHYVETDSTVAHALLTDWESALERFTKVMPKDYKRVLRARAEAEREGRDVNVAIMEVANG, from the coding sequence GTGAGCCGCCCAGCACCGCGTGAACCCTCCGCGGGTCTGTACGACGAGCAGTACGAACACGACGCCTGTGGCGTGGCCTTCGTCGCCGATCTCACGGGCCGCGCGACTCATGACATCGTCGCGAACGCCCTGACGGCACTACGCAATCTGGAGCACCGTGGCGCCCGTGGCGCCGAGCCCGACACGGGTGACGGCGCGGGCATCCTCATCCAGCTTCCCGACGCCTTCTTCCGCGAGGTCACCGACTTCGACCTCCCCGACCCCGGCGGTTACGCCGCGGGTACCGCGTTCCTGCCTCACGACGAGGAGCAACGCGGCAGGGCCGCCACCACGATCGAACGCATCGCCGCCGAGGAGGGCATGCGGGTGCTGGGCTGGCGCGAGCTGCCCGTGGACACCCGCCACGTGGGCGCCACCGCCGCGACCACCATGCCCCACTTCGAGCAGGTCTTCCTCGCCCCGCTGGACGAGGAGGTGACGGGGCTGGCCCTGGAGCGCGCGGCGTTCTGCGTCCGCAAGCGCGCCGAGCGGGAAGGCATCTACTTCCCGAGCCTGTCCTCCCGCACGATCGTCTACAAGGGAATGCTCACGGAGCCCCAGGTCGAGAAGTTCTTCCTCGACCTCACCGACGAGCGCGTCGTCAGCGCCATCGGCCTGGTGCACTCGCGGTTCTCCACCAACACGTTCCCGGCGTGGCCGCTGGCGCACCCCTACCGCTACATCGCCCACAACGGCGAGATCAACACGCTGCGCGGCAACCGCAACTGGATGGACGCGCGCGAGTCCCAGTTGTCGTCCGAGCTGTTCTCCGGCGACCTCTCCCGCCTGTTCCCGGTGATCACCCGCGGCGCGAGCGACTCGGCGTCGTTCGACGAGGTGCTGGAACTGCTGCATCTCGGCGGCCGGTCGCTGCCGCACGCCGTGCTGATGATGATCCCGGAGGCCTGGGAGAACCACCGGGAGATGGACCCCGCGCGCCGGGCCTTCTACGAGTACCACTCGGCGTTGATGGAGCCGTGGGACGGCCCCGCACTGGTGGCGTTCACCGATGGCACGCAGATCGGCGCGGTCCTCGACCGCAACGGCCTGCGCCCCGCCCGCTACTGGGTGACCGAGGGTGGCCTCGTGGTGTTCGCCAGCGAGGTGGGCGTGCTGGAGGTGGACCAGTCCTCCGTCGTCCGCAAGGGCCGGCTCGAACCGGGTCGCATGTTCCTGGTGGACACCGCCCAAGGGCGCATCGTCGACGACGACGAGATCAAGGCGGAACTCGCCGCCGAACACCCGTACGCGGAATGGCTCGAATCCGGCCTGCTGCGGTTGGAGGAGCTCCCCGAACGCGAGCGCGAGACCGCGTCGTCCACCCCGTTGGTCCGCGACCAGCAGGTGTTCGGCTACACCACGGAGGAACTCAACGTCCTGCTCGAACCAATGGCCCGCACCGGTGCGGAGCCGATCGGTTCGATGGGCAACGACGCTCCGCTCGCCCCGCTGACCAGCAGGCCCCGGCAGCTCTACGACTACTTCACCCAGCTGTTCGCGCAGGTGACGAACCCGCCGTTGGACGCCATCCGCGAGGAGTTGGTGACCTCGCTGCGTACGCAGCTCGGCGCGGAGTCCAACCTGCTGGAGGCCGGGCCGCGACACTGTCGCAAGATCGTGCTCCCGTTCCCGGTGCTGGACAACGCCGAACTCGCCAAGCTGGTGCACGCCAACGACGACGGCGACCTGCCCGAGTTCACCGCCTACACGGTGCGGGGCACCTTCCCGGCCGCCGGTGGCGGTGAGGCGCTGGTACGCAGGCTCGACGAGATTCGCGCCGAGGTGAGCGAGGCCATCGCCGACGGCGCGCGACTGCTCGTGCTGTCCGACCGCGGCGTGGACGCCGACCACGCGCCGATCCCGTCGCTGCTGCTCACGGGCGCGGTGCACCACCACCTGGTGCGTCAGAAGAGCCGCACGCAGGTGAGCCTCGTGGTCGAGTCGGGCGACGCGCGGGAGGTGCACCACATCGCGCTGCTCCTCGGCTACGGCGCCTCGGCCGTCAACCCGTACCTGGCGATAGCCTCGGTGGAGGAGCTGGCCTCGCGGGGCAGGCTGGGCGACATCACGCCGGAGCAGGCCACTCGCAACCTCGTCACCGCGCTCGGCAAGGGCGTGCGCAAGACGATGTCCAAAATGGGCGTCTCCACCGTCGCCTCGTACACGGGCGCGCAGATCTTCGAGGCGATCGGCCTGGGCTCCGAGGTCGTCGACTCCTGCTTCACGGGCACCACCTCGCGGCTCGGCGGCGTGGGCTTCGACCTGCTCGCCCGCGAGGTGACCGAACGGCATCGCCGTACCTTCCCCGCGGACGGGGTGCGCCCCGCGCATCGGAGGCTGGACGTCGGCGGCGACTACCAGTGGCGACGCGAGGGCGAGCCGCACCTGTTCAACCCGCACACGGTGTTCAAGCTCCAGCACTCCACCCGCACGGGCAAATACGAGATCTTCAAGGAGTACACGCGCGCCGTCGACGACCAGTCGCGCAACCTGATGACCCTGCGCGGGCTGTTCGAGTTCCGGGAGGGCGTGCGCCCGCCGGTGCCGATCGAGGAGGTCGAACCGGTCTCCGAGATCGTCAAGCGGTTCGCGACCGGCGCCATCTCCTACGGCTCGATCTCACAGGAGATGCACGAGACGCTGGCCATCGCCATGAACCGGCTCGGCGGCAAGTCCAACACCGGTGAAGGCGGCGAGGACCCGGAGCGCCTCTACGACCCCGAGCGGCGCAGTGCCGTCAAGCAGGTGGCTAGCGGCCGGTTCGGCGTCACCAGCGAGTACCTGGTGAACGCCGACGACATCCAGATCAAGATGGCGCAGGGAGCCAAGCCCGGTGAGGGTGGTCAGCTTCCGGGCGGCAAGGTGTACCCGTGGATCGCGAAGACCCGGCACTCGACGCCGGGCGTGGGGCTGATCTCCCCGCCGCCGCACCACGACATCTACTCGATCGAGGACCTGGCCCAGCTCATCCACGACCTCAAAAACGCCAACCCCGCCGCGCGCATCCACGTCAAGCTCGTGTCGGAGGTGGGTGTCGGCACGGTCGCGGCCGGGGTGTCGAAGGCCCACGCCGACGTCGTGCTGATCTCCGGGCACGACGGTGGCACCGGCGCCTCGCCCCTGTCCTCGATCAAGCACGCGGGTGGTCCCTGGGAGCTCGGCCTGGCCGAGACCCAGCAGACGCTGTTGGCCAACCGGCTGCGCGACCGCATCGTGGTGCAGGCCGACGGACAGCTCAAGACGGGCCGCGACGTCGTGATCGCCGCGCTGCTCGGCGCGGAGGAGTTCGGCTTCGCCACGGCCCCGCTGGTGGTGTCGGGCTGCGTCATGATGCGTGTCTGTCACCTCGACACCTGTCCGGTGGGTGTGGCGACCCAGAACCCGCAGCTTCGGGCCAAGTTCAGCGGCAAGGCGGAATACCTGGTGAACTTCTTCGAGTTCATCGCCCAGGAGGTGCGGGAGTACCTCGCGAAGCTGGGCTTCCGCTCGATCGCCGAGGCCGTGGGCCACGCCGAGTTGCTGGACACGCGCAAGGCCGTGGATCACTGGAAGGCCTCCGGTCTGGACCTCTCCCCGATCTTCCACGTGCCCGAGCTCGAACCGGGCGCGGCACGGCATCAGGTGGTGGCCCAGGACCACGGGCTGGACAAGGCGCTGGACAACACGCTCATCCAGTTGGCCGAGGGCGCTCTACTCACGGGCGGCAAGGTGACGCTCGAACTCCCGGTGCGCAACGTCAACCGCTCGGTGGGCACGATGCTCGGCTCGGAGGTCACCAAGCGCTGGGGCGGCGCGGGACTGCCGGACGACACCATCCACGTCACGTTCACGGGCACCGCGGGCCAGTCGTTCGGCGCCTTCGTGCCGAAGGGCATCACGCTGCGGCTGTTCGGCGACGCCAACGACTATGTGGGCAAGGGGCTGTCCGGTGGACGGATCGTCGTGCGGCCGCCGCGCGACGCCCAGTTCATCGCCGAGGACAACATCATCGCGGGCAATGTGATCGCCTACGGCGCCACCAGCGGTGAGCTCTTCCTGCGAGGCCGGGTGGGCGAGCGGTTCTGCGTGCGCAACTCCGGCGCGCTGGCCGTCGTCGAGGGCGTCGGCGACCACGGCTGCGAGTACATGACGGGCGGGCACGTCGTGGTGCTCGGCAGCACGGGCCGCAACTTCGCGGCGGGCATGTCGGGCGGCGTCGCCTACGTGCTCGACCTGCGTCCGAGCCGCGTGAATCCCGACATGGTGGACCTCGACCCGCTGGACGACGAGGACGAGGAGTTCCTGCGTGACGCGATCGAGCGTCACTACGTGGAGACGGACTCGACGGTGGCGCACGCGCTGCTCACCGACTGGGAGTCCGCTTTGGAACGGTTCACGAAGGTGATGCCGAAGGACTACAAGCGGGTCCTGCGTGCGCGCGCCGAAGCGGAACGCGAAGGGCGGGACGTCAACGTCGCGATCATGGAGGTGGCCAATGGCTGA
- a CDS encoding DUF3558 domain-containing protein, translating to MTRFALLPALALLVLTTACGDGTEGIAQSDPSTEPTPQSQSPSTAPTKSGLSATLEPCELLIPDADMARYGSFHEGRYREAAGARLCSWQRQDDATAKSGLVISVGVRDSQSVDTLTDVGGGINSGEVNGRSAAEAPDPRYGSCTLAVAVDDHSRVDIGITAMDDVNAACDVAREVAYLVEPRLPTA from the coding sequence ATGACTCGATTCGCCCTGTTGCCCGCACTCGCGCTCCTGGTCCTGACCACAGCGTGCGGAGACGGCACCGAAGGGATCGCACAGTCGGACCCGAGCACTGAGCCGACACCACAAAGCCAGTCCCCCTCCACCGCCCCGACAAAGTCAGGTCTCAGTGCGACGCTCGAGCCCTGTGAGCTCCTCATACCGGACGCGGACATGGCCCGATACGGCTCATTCCATGAGGGCCGCTATAGGGAAGCGGCTGGGGCGCGCCTCTGCAGCTGGCAGCGACAGGACGACGCGACAGCCAAGTCCGGCCTCGTCATCAGCGTGGGTGTCCGCGACAGTCAAAGCGTCGACACCCTGACGGACGTCGGAGGTGGCATCAATTCCGGCGAGGTCAACGGCAGATCGGCCGCAGAAGCTCCCGACCCTCGGTACGGGTCCTGCACTCTGGCAGTCGCCGTAGACGACCACTCACGCGTTGACATCGGCATCACCGCCATGGACGACGTCAACGCCGCTTGCGACGTGGCTCGGGAGGTCGCTTACCTCGTCGAACCTCGCCTCCCGACGGCCTGA